In Engraulis encrasicolus isolate BLACKSEA-1 chromosome 15, IST_EnEncr_1.0, whole genome shotgun sequence, the genomic window gtgtgtgtgtgtgtgtgtgtgtgtgtgtgtgtgtgtgttttcactgatTACCTCTAGACTGGCCTTTAAATCAATCAGTAGCGGCTCTGTCTTTGGGAGTCATTAATAATCCACGTCATCacttgtcacacacgcacacacacacacacacacacacacacacacacacacacacacacacacacacacacacacacacacacacacacacacacacacacacacacacacacacacatttgtgcctCACGGACATATCACCACACAAACACCAAATAGACCACAtacgtgcttgggtgtgtgtgtatgtgtgtgagtgagtctgtgtgtgtgcgtgtgtgcgtgcgtgcgcgcgcgtgtgtgtgcacgcgcgtgcgtacgtccgtgcatgtgtgtgtgtttcggggggATGGGATGTCGGGTCCGTATTTGGGGTGCTCTTTAGAGATGAAGTCACCCTGAGTTGAGGCATTATTTCAGGATGCCAAACCTCCTCAACCCCCCCTTTTCTTCCAGCCTTCCAGGCCGTCTAGCCGCGGCAGCAGCTCATTGTTGCCGTGGAAATGGCAGCTGGGTGTCGACAGAGATACTGTCACCGCGGCGACAGAAGGGGAGGGTTCCACTATGGACAGGAGCGATAGCCTCCTGCAGCTCGGCCAcctatcctctgtgtgtgtgtgtgtgtgtgtttgtgtgtctctgtctgtccgtgcgtgtgcgtgcatgtgtgtgtgtctgtgtgtgtgtgtgtgtgtgtgtgtgtgtgtgtgtgtgtgtgtgtgtgtgtgtgtgtgtgtgtgtgtgtgtgtgtgtgtgcgcgtgtgtgtgtgtgcgtgtgtgcgcatgtgtgtgtgtatgtttgtgtgcgcacgcgtgaaAATGCGATGCATAAGTATCCTGACgtgataacacacacaaaaaagagcaCACGAAACAAAACgaaaatggcaaaaaaacaacaactgaaaaacagaaagaaaggagaagtGGATCAGGAACAAAGAAACAAAAGCAGAGGCTTATCAGTATTTCTCACTTCTTAAccaatgcacctgtgtgtgtgtgtgtgtgtgtgtgtgtgtgtgtgtgtgtgtgtgtgtgtgtgtgtgtgtgtgtgtgtgtgtgtgtgtgtgtgtgtgtgtgtgtgtgtgtgtgtgtgtgtgtctgtgtgtgtgtgtgtgtgtgtgtgtctgtgtgtgtgtgtgtgtgtgtgtgtgtgtgtgtgtgtgtgtgtgtgtgtgtgtgtgtgtgtgtgtgtgtgtccgtgcgtgcatgcatgtgtgtgtgtgtgtgtgtgtgtgtgtgtgtgtgtgtgtatgtgtgtttgtgcgtgtgtgtgtgtgtgtgcgtgcgtgtgtgtgtgtgtgtgtgtgtgtgtgtgtgtgtgtgtgtgtgtgtgcgtgtgcgtgtgtgtgtgtgtgtgtgtgtctgtgcgtgcatgcatgtgtgcatgtgtgtgtgtgtgtgtgtgtgtgtgtgtgtgtctgtgtgtgtgtgtgtgtatgtgtgtttgtgcgtgtgtgtgtgtgtgtgtgtgtgtgtgtgtgtgtgtgtgtgtgtgtgtgtgtgtgtgtgtgtgtgtgtgtgtgtgtgtgtgtgtgtgtgcgtgtttgcaatgtgtgtgtgtgtgtgtgtgtgtgtgtgcgtgtttgcaatgtgtgtgtgtgtgtgtgtgtgtgtgtgtgtgtgtgtgcgtgtgtgtgtgcgtgtgtgtgtgtacaaatgtgctTGAATGGGGATTAGTGATGCTATTCCTGCCCTGAGAATATCAATATGCTCCTGGTCTGTGAAGGCCTGATATGTTCCCTATATCCGGTTCCCATCAACCACACTGGAATAGAGAGTGCatgcagatgcatgcacacacacacctatgcacggatgcacgcacgtatacatgcacacacgcactcacacacacacacacacacacacacacacacacacacacacacacacacacacacacacacacacacacacacacacacacagacatacacacacacacacacgcacccacacacacacacacacacacacacacacacacacacacacacacacacacacacacacacacacacacacacatacacacactgtacgcacacgcacatgcacgcacacacgttcatacTCACATGAAATGCAATAAGCACATGCAtttgcacaaacaaacatacaaataaacacacatgcatgtgcacaaacaaaaaaaataaataaatgcacacaaacacacacacacaagcacgtacaaggatgcacacacacagacacaaagaccacacacagacacacacacagacacacacacagacacacacacacacacacacacacacacacacacacacacacacacacacacacacacacacacacacacacacacacacacacacacacacacacacacacacacacacacacacacacacaacacgctctcgtgcgtgcatactgtacacacaagcaTACCAGCTTCTCTCTCCGCACCACTTCAGTCAGGATTAAAACTACATTAATTTTCTCTCCCCACGCAGCAATCAATTCCTGGAGGTGTGAGAGCgaacacactcacagatacacacacagacgcacgcatgcacacacgcacacacggacacacggacacatgcattcacgcatacacacatacacacacacacacactaacatacaatgGGTAGAATGTTTGTAGAGGAAGTACACAAAAAATCTGGCACAGACTAACACACATATTTAAACTCCAAACCAttttacagacagagagagaggggggggggtaatgaatGGGATGTTAGAGTTGGCAGAGGCCACTGTGTCTAAAAGTCATTCTCTCTCTTGGCATCCTCCGTTACATAAgcctcccacacacacgtacacacccacacacacacacacacgcacgcacaaatgtatgcacgcacgcaattcacagacggacggatggacagacggacggacagatagatagatagatagatagatcacagGATCACAAGATGGAATACAGAAAAATGTAGGCAGTAGAGTATAATGCAGTAGGAAACAGACGGAGAGGTGGAGACAAAGGAAAATGTGATATATATCAAGAAAGACCAcaatttatgtactgtatatgtcagagacagagaaagagagagaaagagagagagggatggaggaagagagaggatgcgtacgagagacagagagagagagagagagagagagagagagagagagagagagagagagagagagagagagagagagagagagagagagaatcaaattCAGGACAGCATTGTGTGAGGGAAATGGATTTCTGCTGAATGCTGGAGGTTTGTATGGTCATTGCTGAACAGGTTGTGTGAAACCTCAAATAATACCCACATCATTCACCTCTTCAACCAGGACCTTGTCATAgcattctactctctctctctctctctctctctctctctctctctctctctctctctctctctctctctctctctctctttctctctctctctctctgtgttgtgcaTCCATCTGGAAACATATTAAACGGATATATATTTTATGTCGATTACATGAACGGATTATTACAGCTTGAAGGAAGAAAAAGTgaaattacccccccccctccccacatacacacactcacacgtgtacacacacacagccctgtatagtatgtaaaatatacacacatacacgtacataaccatatacacacacacacacacacacacacacacacacacacacacacacacacacacacacacacacacacacacacacacacacacacacacacacacacacacacacacacacacacacacacactttacatgaAGCACTGATATGGTCCATGTCCACCTGCTGTCACTCCACCGACTGACAGGCAAAAAGTGCTTCTGGGTAACAGGCACACGGTCATCCAATTAGAGATTAGCATCCAATCAGCCAATAACATCTCTCGTTGCCGCCGTCCCCTCGGGGAAGAGTCGTTGTCGATGGTAACCGCTTTTGGAAGGTGCGTGTGGATTGATTTAGACTCATTTATGGTGtgctgggtgcatgtgtgtgtgtgtgtgtgtgtgtgtgtgtgtgtgtgtgtgtgtgtgtgtgtgtgtgtgtgtgtgtgtgtgtgtgtgtgtgtgtgtgtgtgtgtgtgtgtgtgtgtgtgtgtgtgtgtgtgtgaaggtggatTTAGACTGGTTTAGGGGTCTGACGAGAAGCTGCCAATCATCCACGAGCAAGAGATAACATCATCAGGTGCCGGGTAACTTCATCAGGGGCCACATGACATcaatactgtgtgtctgtgtgtgtgtgtctgtgtgtgtgtgtgtgtgtgtgtgtgtgtgtgtgtgtgtgtgtgtgtgtgtgtgtgtgtgtgtgtgtgtgtgtgtgtgtgtgtgtgtgtgtgtgtgtgtgtgtgtgtgtgtgtgcgtgcgtgtgtgtatgagatcaTTGGCATTGgcacgcacgaacgcaggcatgcactcacacacacacacacacacacacacacacacacacacacacacacacacacacacacacacacacacacacacacacacacacacacacacacacacacacacacacacaaacacacacacacacacaaatgccaggAGGATAGGGGCTTGTAGGGGCTTGTAACATACCATTTAGAAAGAGGACTTCAACACACAACATAAGAACACCTGAATTGATGTGAATATATCATGCAGCATTGGCCAGGCATGGGACAAAGTCATATAGGAGAGCAGCATttcgaatacatacaatgtaatgaggacccaaatctgggcccacCCCATCCCTGGGCCgcggacaactgactcctttggtGCCCCTTGACTGACGACCTTCTAATTCAGTAGTATGCTTTATTAAATGTTATTCATTCCATCACTTTTTCActtctttcttcatttcatccattttggatctctctctctctctccctctctccctctctctctctctctctctctctctctctctctctctctctctcttgtcctctataGAAACAATAAAAATGCTTTACTGGCCTGTACTTGAACAACCATTCTGAAGAAAACTATTGTAATTCTACAAACACTACTACAGTGTTCAGCCTGTGTCGCTGCACAAAGTTTTGCTTCTCATTTAGTCAGGCCTGGCACACAATCTAGAACATTCCAAATTACTAATCATTTTAGGACCATGAATGTTTCGATGGGGAAATGAAGAACGAGTTTGGCCACCAGGTGAGTGAAGGAACGAttaattgatgattgatgattgatTTCTATTGACAGGAGCTTCAACCAGCAGCATACTGAGGCATTTCATGACTGTGCATTCGACAAGCCCTTTGCATTTCCCTCAGAGAAATGGGTTAACATTGCGAGTAGACCAGACCAAACACTTGCAGAGCTTTGAGGTTACGCTAGCCAGGCTAAGACTGTATGGTTGTGGTTACTGTTTATTTTTCCATTAGTGAAACAAAGTATGGTAACAGTTAGTTTTAAGaagcctttaaccccttaagacgcaccCCCTTTTTCAGACTTCATTTGCGAAATTGGCATACCCAATTTGAAAGTAGCACAGATCCCACATGGTTGtagatacatgcatgtgcatgtacccaTTGTAAAGGTAACACTCTCAGGTTTATGCCTAAAGTGTCAGTATGATTTTATGATGTTCTATCAGAGAAATACAGTTGTTTGAATGGaataaaaatatagtttttttgttcCCGTATAGCATCTTTTCTTGAAAATGACTGAGATTGACAGCTCCAGCAACCTGTCAGCTCTGTAATGATACATTGAGACCAAAGACACAAGTGTCTGCTTCCAACAgcaaaagaaatggaagaaaaataccaaactatgaatattttatgggtttttttctctTGGTATACCCATGCGCTTTTGTTGGGTACCTTTTGGTGATGCCCAAGAACCTTTTTGGATAGGTAAGAAGGACACCAGAATCAAAAGCCTGTAACTTCAGAATGCCACATGCTAGAAACACAGTTCTGGTTTCTATTGAAAGCTAACATCTTGGGGCTTCCAATCATGGACTTGGATTGGGTGCTAGACATTTTGGATTAGATTGGCATAAGCATAAACTCAAAAATATCATATTTTCTTATTACGTCTATGGGGTATTGATGAAAGAAAGGCTAAAACAATTGAAGTATGAACAAGTATTTAATAAAATAGTAGAAATAAGAAaggcaaaatatttaaaataattaaaaaatcaactatatacaaacaagaacataacataacaatatcaatataactaataatacaaaactaatacagtgtataatacagagtgtgtgtgtgtgtgtgtgtgttgtatattaatgtgtgagggtgtgtgtgtgtgttgtatattaatgtgtgtgtgtgtgtgtgtgtgtgagtgtgtgtgtgtgtgtgtgtgtgtggtgcaaaccatgccatgtggcaatgaaaagtgtgaaaatgaaATCCAGTCCGGAAGTCCAGCATCATTCTttcttccctttgtgtgtgtgtgtgtgtgtgtgtgtgtgtgtgtgtgtgtgtgtgtgtgtgtgtgtgtgtgtgtgtgtgtgtgtgtgtgtgtgtgtgtgtgtgagagtgagagaaagagaagtaggggggagagggggaggggggagtcctACAAATTGTTCTTTGTATGCCactcattagccttggtctcattaccgcgcttcagcggcccggggccgcccggggctcaggagagtggccggctcggagctgccggccccgggccattttttgcctgatcggactcatagccgaccccaggcacattcaggtacacgccttgtttgtgaaacgtcagtcgggcacagcccactttcgccccaaatcacagaaggacaacaacagaacaacgacaaagaaggagaagaaaattgagcaaactctgctggagcaggtcgccgtttggctcgtagcctacggacaaagacgacaagaactgcaaagaaaatggcttgcctttcaagaacagttttattacatggcaaagttgtcgattcagaagctgtatgggacgcagcgcatgttaagaagacaaagacgcatgaaaatacgagcagctcgacaactgagagtgaacagaaggagacgtgcgaacatgcccagttaatccccccaatcgcgcacagaagcatgagccccggacatagcgagacatgaatgtgcaggtaattgaataagttaccatgtgaaaggagaccaaatcccggagacatatagcaccttcatcagttgctatagaaaattatgagccccggacatagcgacacaccccctcgttgcggcgtgccacttgtctattcattcatgttatttccatccatttgacattaaagcccttgtgtaaatttcaaactgtgtttggcgatctgtctgaaacgtgcgatatagcctaccagaccttcggcgataatagcgcaaaagctaaataagccgacataaatgtcatgtgtgagtatttgtgagacactttttattggtgtccagtggaaagcatgccaaatcacgataatggcacaagagttggcggctaaaagcagaaaaaagccgacatgacttagctatgacatcccaagtttaagtgtagaaagccaaacaccccaaactaatgcttaaccataatttgcccagaatttagcgataagtcccccatgcagccacattattacacagaggttgaccccgcctccgagcctcggcggtgcttgatggccccggatggcccatcgaattcgacgggccagggaaagcggcccttagccccacaacctggcccggcggccatctttagcacctagcccccttttgatgagatcaccgtcagcccccttttgtccgggccagcccggggctggccctgcaatgagaccaaggctattgtagCAGTCCCTCTTCACCGTAAAGCACAGCACTACCTGGCATGAAGTGCACTCTGTGGTGCTCTTCAGGGAACAGTTCACACACCTCCGCCTCCCTGCTGTGCCATCTTCCGTGTAGTGCCTCAGTTTGTGATGTGCACCTTGGGGAGCTGgagcaggtgatggaggagggccaGTTGAAGGTGACCCCGCTGCCTTCAGCTCCAACACCAGGGCCTCCCGGAACGCCTTCTGTGTAAGGGGGGTCTCATGCCTCTCTGCTGCCATACAGGAATGAAGTACAAAGGCGTTCACGATGGCAATGTCCAGAAAGTGATAGAAGAACGTCCTGTGCCACTTCCTGGTCTTGTGAACGGTGTTGTAAAACCCGATCATGGCATCAGAGAGGTCCACTCCCCCCATATGTCTGTGAAAATAAAAGATTACAAAAGTTTTGTTTAGCACATAGCATTACAATCATTGGTGGATTGTTACATACCCTtgaagacaaaataaaataatgtatctcAAGTACTTACTTGTTATAATCAGTGACAGCTGGTGGGGCAGGGATGGACTTCAGCTGCCACCGGCCATCTGTCCCTCTGACCCTCCTCTGAACGGTGGTCTGTGGGTTGTGGGCTGTGTGCATTGTGGAGCACAAGCGGACGTCCCTCGTGTCCTTCCACTGGACAAAAAGAACGGGATCATCTCTTATCCAGCGGATGGTACCACGTGGTGACTGAGAGGTGAGAGCTCCTGGACGTCTTCTCGGGTAGCCTATTCGCTGTTCTCTAATTGTTCCACAAGCCCATACCTTCTCGGCCAGGAGGTCCTTGAACAGGGTAGGGCTAGTATAGAAGTTGTCCACATAGAGCTTATAGCCCTGGCCAAGCACACGCGTGTCCACGAGATTCATGACTGAATCATAGCTGAGCCCCTTTTGAAGTGCCATGTTTCTCCCCTCATATACAAAAAAGTCCCATGTGTATCCGTTTGATGAATCTGCCAGCACAAAAAGTTTATACCCCCACTTAGTGGGCTTGTCTTTCATATACTGGCGGAGGATGGAGCGGGCTTTTGATTTCACCATCCTTTCATCCACTGCAATGTGTTGTTGGGGATGGTAGTGAGCTTTACACGCGGTCCTAATCTCGTCATAGAGAGGGCGGATCTTGCACAGACGATCGTAGGCCTGTGTTCCCCTCCTCCTGTCATTCTCTGCATCACTGTCTGGGTGGCTAATATGCAGCATGCTGGAGACAGCTGCAAATCTTCTCCCGGACAACATAGATGTGGGGAAGGGGAAATTGTAAAGTTCGTTCTTCGCCCAGTAGTCCCTTACAGACTTGGCCCCAACTAGGCCCATGTAAATCACCATACCAATATATGAAAGCAGATCCTCCAGGGACATCTGATGCCATCTATGAGGGTGGTTCCTTTGTCCATATATGTTAGAGTGATTTACTATTGTCTGTAGGGTGTTTCTTGTCATGAAGAGCATGAAGAGTTGCAGTATGGTGTATTGCACCCCCCCCACGACCTGGGGCCCTGGAGCGCGAGCGGGGTTGAATGATGGTTGTGGTGGTATGATGTCATCCACGTCCATCCCCTGCCATGGCTGACCATTTCCCTCTGGCTCCTGTCGCcttccctgtcctcttcctcttcctcttcctcttcctctccctcttcctctgcctctcttggtGGCAGGTGTGGCGCTGGATGGCTGCGCTGCTTTCCTCTTCCTTGCTCTGGTGGTAGCCGGCGAAGAGGCTGATGGTTGatcgtctccttcctcctcaccaactctctgcccctctttctccacctggctctcctcctcctcctcctcctcctcctgttcaggGAGCCAGTCTGCATCAGAGGATctatgtggaaaaaaacacaatataattgcaaattattatttcatgtaacattcaatttgatgcatctctctctccctccctctctctccctctctctctctctctctctcacacacacacacacacacacacacacacacacacacacacacacacacacacacacacacacacacacacacacccctcccccctatcGCACTCGGTCACTAAAAGGTGAGAGATTTTCAATGGCCCCTTCCCCCATTGCATACACTTTGTATCAGCtgtgaaccaaacacacacacacacactaggcaacaGGTAGTATAAATACAACATAAGCACAATTCAAAGCATTTACATTAGGCATTATGGATGAAAACAGCTAAACATATTCGTAATGCAAATTGCAACATGGCAACAGCACAATGTTCACCCAGAAAGAGAAATACATAGTACAGACAAATGCCCCCATTCATC contains:
- the LOC134464218 gene encoding piggyBac transposable element-derived protein 4-like, which encodes MDVDDIIPPQPSFNPARAPGPQVVGGVQYTILQLFMLFMTRNTLQTIVNHSNIYGQRNHPHRWHQMSLEDLLSYIGMVIYMGLVGAKSVRDYWAKNELYNFPFPTSMLSGRRFAAVSSMLHISHPDSDAENDRRRGTQAYDRLCKIRPLYDEIRTACKAHYHPQQHIAVDERMVKSKARSILRQYMKDKPTKWGYKLFVLADSSNGYTWDFFVYEGRNMALQKGLSYDSVMNLVDTRVLGQGYKLYVDNFYTSPTLFKDLLAEKVWACGTIREQRIGYPRRRPGALTSQSPRGTIRWIRDDPVLFVQWKDTRDVRLCSTMHTAHNPQTTVQRRVRGTDGRWQLKSIPAPPAVTDYNKHMGGVDLSDAMIGFYNTVHKTRKWHRTFFYHFLDIAIVNAFVLHSCMAAERHETPLTQKAFREALVLELKAAGSPSTGPPPSPAPAPQGAHHKLRHYTEDGTAGRRRCVNCSLKSTTECTSCQVVLCFTVKRDCYNSLVSLSTPSCHFHGNNELLPRLDGLEGWKKRGG